AAGGCGATACCCTCCAAATTCGCTTCCGGCGGAACGATTTTTTCATTCAAGTCTGGCCCAAGGCGAGGCAATCCCCCTTCAATCCTGGCGGTCTCGAGTGCCTCCCTTCCGACCGGCTGAAGGCCGGCCTCTTTCCCTATCGTTAAGAGATGAGACCACAGCGCGGGAAGACCTTCGGCCTGGACAAATAATTCAAAGTCCTGCCCACCCGTTTCTTCCGTTCGAGCGATTACCCCTTGCATGTCACCAAATGTGAATGAAATGGTATCTAAAACCTGGAGGGAATTCACTTCTACACCGAGGGCTTGTTTGAGAATATCCGGACCATTCGGCCCGGTAACCATGAGGAGTCCCCAACTTTCCAGGCCATTGTGGAGTTTGGCTTTTGTCCCATAGAGCAGAAATTTTCGGAGGGCTTGAAAGGTCAGGTCATCCACCTCTCCGACATCCTCAATGATCAACGTCTCCGGTTGCAGAAATACTCGAAAATAGGAAACCATTTTTCCTTTATGATTCATGAAGGCCGAGTACCGACCCTGACCAGGCTTAAGAGGAAGAATATCGTTGCTGATGATGCTTTGGAGCCATGAGACTCGGTCATCACCCGTGACCATGATTTTTCCTCGTAATGATAGATCGGCGAGGCCGCCTCTCTGATGAATGGACTCATACTCTAACAGAGGGTTGCCGTAATGAAGGGGGACTTCCCATTCGCCACAAGGTTGAAACCTGGCGCCTAGGGCTTCATGCTGTTTATGAAGGGCAAGGGTCTTCATGATGTCGCTGCCGTCGTGATTTCCTCAAATAGCGCGAGTGTCCTCGCAGAAAACTCATTGCGCGAGACAATTTTTTGAATTCCAAGGTCTTTCGCCAGTTTCCATGTTTGAACTTCTTCATGATTGGCAAAGGCCAGGATGGGTAATGCCTGTGTTTGAGGAAGTGTGCGTAGCGATTTCACAATATCGGATGCATTGAGCCGATCATCATTCATGTTGACGATAATGCCCATCGGCTGGCTGGCAAGAGCTTTCGTCTGCCAGTCATCTCCAGTGCGGATACGTTCCAGTTTATAGCCTTGCGGTAAAAAGGCGTCGCGTATTTTGGTGTAGAAGAAGATATCACTAACCGCCACAAGAATCGTTTTGGTGTCTGACATTTGGTAAGGCCTTTATTCGTTCTAGTTCATAAGAGTCAGAATGCGCATGAGCGCTTGTTTTGCTGTCTTGTATTCAGGGTTAAGAGCCAGGGATTTTTTGTAGGAATCGACTGCCTGGTCCCATTCCCCTTGTCGTTCATACACACGGCCGAGATTCATGTGAGGAAAAGAAGGGTTTTCATATCGTTTGGCTTTCATCGCTTTTTCAAGCCAGGGAATAGCCTCGTCCAGCTGGTTGAGCTCAATAAGGTAAGCCCCGATATCGTTATAGGGATTTCCGAATTCAGGGTCCTGACGAATAGCCACTTGGCATTCCTCAATGGCTTCCTGCAATTGTCCCATGAAACTATAGGCCCATCCTAAAAACGTATGTGCTTCTGCAGTCGGGAAAATGTCGATGGATTGTTTATAAAGATCCACGGCTTCTTCCAGTTGCCCTTTCATTTGGAGTTCATAGGCCTGCTGGAAAAGGTTCCAGGCCGTCACCTTATCTTCTTCGTGGCCCTCACCCTGGTCGAGAAAATCTTGAATATCCATAGGAAATTGTGTTGAGAACAGTCCTTTTTGTGTCTCTTAGGAAAAAAGGTGATTATTCGCCTTTGAGTTTACTCTGAACCAACTCAGCTGCACGTCGGCCGGAAAGTAACATCGACCCAAACGCCGGTCCCATCCGTGGACTGCCATCAACTGCAGCAACGGCCAAGCCAGCGACAAAGCAATTTGGATAGATTTCACGGGTATTTTCTACCACTAATACTTCGGAACGCGCCACCCACATAGCCCCGTTTCCAGGCACCTTCTGATATAAGTTACGTTGGTGGAGGAGATTAACCACGACGGCATCATGACCGGTGGCATCAACCACAATTTGACTTTCAAGGGCAATGGGGTCTACGTGAATGGTACCATGCCCCGCCATTTCCACGGTGGAATTATTGACCACCACACCTTCGATTCGCTGATCTTGCCGAAGAATGAGATCGACGACTTTGGTAAGATTCATAATCTTGACGCCGGCTTCGTAGGCAGCGGAGATGAGCCTGCTGGTCACATGAGGCGGATCAACCATGGTCATTCCCGGGCAGTCTTTAATCGGTTTAAAGGGAATGCCCAATTCTTCAAGAATCCGATCCGCTGGTTCGCAAATCGTGGCCTTATTCATGAGAAAACCACCAGACCAAAAGCCGCCACCAAGAGCTAGTGATTGTTCGATGAGCAGTGTCCGGAAACCGGTCGCGGCAAGGTCTCTGGCGCAGAGGAGTCCGGACGGACCTCCTCCGACGATGATGATATCGCTTTCAATCAGTGAGTCGAATTCTTTGTAGTACTCCCTGGCAATGTGACGGGTGATATCCCGTTCTCGTAAAGGAGCGATGTTGATAGGATTCATAGGGGAGCTCCAGATAATATTTCGTTTTTATGGAACATCAAGTACAATCACGTTTTGTTTTTGCCTATTACCAAAACTCTGTTGATCACCTGCTTGTTCCACCATGAACTTTTACCGCTTTACAGATATAAGTCTCCACCGGTTTTCCGGAACTCTTCGGATTTTTCCTGCATGCCTTGTTTCAGTGCGGCCTCATCTGCCAATTGTTTTTCCGCAGCATACTCTCGCACGTCCTGGGTAATTTTCATGGAACAAAAATGCGGGCCACACATGGAGCAAAAGTGGGCTAGCTTCGCTCCTTGCGCGGGGAGTGTGGCATCATGGAAATCCTTCGCCGTTTCCGGGTCAAGGGATAAATTGAATTGGTCCTGCCATCGAAATTCAAAGCGCGCCTGAGATAGGGCATTGTCCCTGTGTTGGGCTCCGGGATGGCCTTTGGCCAAATCTGCCGCATGTGCGGCGATTTTGTAAGCCATGACTCCGGCCTTCACGTCTTCTTTGTCCGGTAGGCCCAAATGTTCCTTGGGCGTGACGTAACACAGCATAGCGCATCCATACCAGCCGATCATCGCCGCGCCGATCGCCGAGGTGATGTGGTCGTAGCCTGGAGCGATATCCGTGGTGAGGGGGCCCAGGGTATAAAAGGGGGCTTCGTCACAGACGGAAAGCTGCTTGTCCATGTTTTCTTTAATGAGTTGCATGGGAACGTGTCCCGGACCTTCAATCATGACCTGCACATCATGCTTCCATGCAATATGGGTGAGTTCTCCCAAGGTTTCCAGTTCGGCGAATTGAGCCGCGTCGTTGGCGTCTGCCAAAGAACCAGGGCGCAGTCCGTCGCCTAAACTGAAGGATACATCATAGCTTTTCATAATCTCGCAGATTTCTTCAAAATGCGTATAGGCGAAGTTTTCCTGATGGTGAGCGAGGCACCATTTGGCATGGATAGATCCGCCTCGTGAGACGATGCCGGTCATGCGAGAGGCGGTCAGTGGGACATAGGCCAGGCGAACACCGGCGTGAATGGTGAAGTAGTCCACGCCTTGTTCGGCTTGTTCCACGAGAGTATCTCGAAAGATTTCCCAGGTAAGTTCCTCAGGTTTTCCTCCAACTTTTTCTAATGCTTGGTAGATGGGAACGGTCCCTATAGGTACTGGAGAATTTCGAATAATCCACTCACGAGTTTCGTGGATATTTTTCCCTGTGGAGAGGTCCATGACGGTGTCGCCACCCCATCGGATAGACCAAATCAATTTTTCAACTTCCTCTTCAATGGAAGAGGACACGGCAGAATTGCCGATGTTGGCGTTTATTTTAACTAAAAAATTGCGCCCGATGATCATAGGCTCAATTTCCGGATGATTAATATTGGCAGGAATAATGGCCCGTCCCCGGGCAATTTCATCACGAACAAACTCCGGGGTGATATAGGAAGGAGTGGACGCGCCCCAATTCTGGCCAGGATGTTGAGTCACCCCAAAGGTTTGTCCGGTCCCTTGTTGGGCGGATTGGTGTTCCTCTCGTGCCTGGTTCTCCCGTATGGCAATAAATTCCATTTCCGGTGTGACGATTCCCTTCCGAGCATAATGCAATTGGGTGACATTTCGACCTGATTTTGCCCGAAGGGGTGGGCGTTGCAAATGGAATCGGATGGCCTGTAAGGCGGGATCGTTGGCCCGGGTTCGTCCATACTGTGAACTGACCTCTTTTAAAGGTTCTACGTCTTGCCGTTCCGCAATCCAATCCTTTCTGAGGGGATGGAGACCTTTGCGCACATCAATGTGGAGAGCAGGATCCGTATAGGGTCCTGAGGTATCATAGACGATGACAGAAGGGTTCTGAACTTCAGTGTGGTCTTGAGGACTATGACTTGGGGTTTGATGAATCTCGCGCATAGGGACTCGTACATCTGGCCTCGAGCCGGTTCGATATATTTTTTGTGAGCCCGGAAATGGTTGAATCGATAAGGAGGAAAGAGGAATACGGGGCTCCTCAGAAACGACGCGCAATGCGGGTGTTGGTGGGCTAGTGGTTGTGGCTTGGGGTGGTGTCATGCAAACCCTCTCTTTCTGGGGTTAGGAATTGATCCAGGGAGCTGACTCCAAAATACAAAAGCCGCCCCTTTTTTTGCTAAAGAGTGCGGCTGCTCGTGCGGGCTTTCGTGTCTCCTGCTTCCCTACGCTGGTATTATCCAGGTCAGGTCGTGAGGGTCGTCCCCGCTTTTGGGACTCTCAGCTTGTCGCACCCCTAGCAAACTCATGGTAAGTCTCGTTCTGTTTGTTTGTCAAACAGTGCCAGTCCCCTATTCCCTCAAAGAGAAGTAATGTCAACCTCCATCTCTAAGTTTCTTGTACACTGCGGTTATATCCTCGATTCCCAATCGAATGTCCAAATTGGCCTGACAAAACTCTATGCCACGACCACCAAGTTCTCTTCCATGGTCAGGCAGTGTCAGGATCTGTGCTACTGCCGCAGATAAACCAGCAACACTTTTATTGGGTACTAAAATCCCGTGACCAACCGTTTTTAAAAGCTCGGTTTCACAGCCCGTATCAAACCCTATGATGGGTAAGCCCATAGCCATGGCTTTATAGGTTGAAAGATTGGTCTCCTCAAAAATCATGGTACGAAGAAACATTGTGGCGGCTGCGTAATAAGGTAGGAGGTCATCCTGATAGCCAACGAGATGCATATGGGTATAAGTGCCTAAATCTTTTGCACGGTTTTCTAGTTCTGCACGTTGCTTCCCATCGCCAACCAAAAGCCAATAGAGCTTAGGAAACTGTTGTACAAGGCTGGAAAGAGCTTCCAAGGCATATATGTGCCCTTTAGAGGAGTCCAGGCGACCGACAGAAAGTGCAATAAAAGCATCTGAAGGCAAATGATAATTTTCTCTGATTGTCTTATGGAATTGTTCCCGTTTATGTCGAATCTTGTTGATTTCTTCAAGGTCAAGAATCCCGCGAAGAGGAACAATTTTGGAATTGGGAATGCCTACTGCATGCAGTTCATCCTGACAGCGGGAGGCAGCAGTGAAGAAACAATCGAATAAGCCATGAAAACGGGCATACAGTCTTGGAACCCAGGGTTTTCCTTCATCCACCATTTGGGAAAAGAGTGACGGAACCAGATGAACCACTGGGCGCCGCAACAGGACTTTTAATGGCACGCCAATGGTTAAGGCATAAGTTGTATGTACATTAATAATGTCCGGGCGAAACCAGATTAAGGCTTTACAGACATGCCATATTGTTGAAATGTACCGGCCAAGAAACCAAGTCAGGGACCAACGATCTAAAAGTTTTAAGATACGGCGTTTAGGAACTTGGCCATAGGCACCCTTCTCTCGCAGAAGATCTGCCGTTATCCATTTTCCTTTATCAGGCGAAAAGCTAATGACTAAGTGTTTGACCTTATCCGGTGGGGTCAAGCGCACAATATCCCAGAGCAATCTTGTTGTGCCATAGCCGGTTATTCTATCAATCAGATGGAGCACTCGGACCGGCGTATCATCCTTGATCTTTTTGTTCACTTTTCCATCCCCGTCTGCTTCCGAAGAGGTCTCGTTGAAATAGGGCACTAAATTACTGCCTTCGTTTTTTAATGCATGCTTATTCGCCTGATATGGAAATTTGTTAGATAGGTCCATGAAATTAGGGTTAGACCAAATTGGTACATTAAAATTGGTACATTAAGACCCCAAGCAAAGTACGAGATTCCAAGAGACTCTGTAATTGGGTAAAACCGACGGCTTAGACTCTCGCTGTATTTCATCATGTTAAATTTCTTTTTTGGAAAATTTAACCATCTGCAAAGTAATCATTTCAGCAATTATTTTATGGGCGAGTTCATTTGGGTGTGTATCAACGAGAGTCGGGGGTTCACCACGCCAATGGTTGTAGTGTCGTTGGAAACTTTTTTCATCGATGGTTGGCAGCCGGTTTAGTAACTCACTGTGCGCATCTATTACTACCGCATTCCTCGGGAAAAGATCTTTTGAAATTGGGACAGGAAGATGATTTTCTCCCAGTATTACTATGATCATCCTGGCGTTATTTTGTTCTGCCATGTTGGCGATTTCTTTATATGCGTCTTGTATGACCGCCGAGCGATTTTTTGTGGGACCATTTGTCAATCTCAAAAATTTTGCGAGAGTGTATTTTGTCATATTGAAATCATCGTGAAGTAGGAGAGGAAAGCCGATATTCACCGAAAAAAGAAAAAAATCAGAAACTCCTTTTTGGGTATTTCGATAGTTGTCGATAGGTAAGTCAAATACCTTGGTTTGAAAGACGGCGGGTGCTATCCCTAGGGCGCTTTCTCCAAAATAGCAGGGGTTAGGGAGCTTTCCGTAATACGAAGGCGCAAAGGGTTGGATTGCTCGTTTCACAAGCCAGGGCGAATATTGAACAATGACATAGTCAGGCTTATGGCGAGGAATCAATAGTTTCGCCATTAACACCATTTGTGAAAGGCCGTAACTACAAACACCAGCATTCTTTGTCGATACGCCGAAATCGGCGCCAATCAGGTAGGGAAAGGTATTTTCAGCATGAGTGGCAGCTCCATACGTGAAGGAGCATCCTAAGGTGAGCGCAAATGGATGGTTGTTTGTGGTCTTTAACTTTTCATCCACTGGAATTCTAAATCCGTCCTTGTCATATCGTACCGGAATGTCAGGGCCTAAAGGCATTATTTCCCAGCCATGGGAATTGGGAATAGGTGCATATCCAAGTTCTTTATGAGCTTGATGGACTTGTCCGCTCCAATCACGCTGATCGGATTTAACGTAGTTATAGAATTG
The sequence above is a segment of the Nitrospira sp. MA-1 genome. Coding sequences within it:
- a CDS encoding aminomethyltransferase family protein, producing MKTLALHKQHEALGARFQPCGEWEVPLHYGNPLLEYESIHQRGGLADLSLRGKIMVTGDDRVSWLQSIISNDILPLKPGQGRYSAFMNHKGKMVSYFRVFLQPETLIIEDVGEVDDLTFQALRKFLLYGTKAKLHNGLESWGLLMVTGPNGPDILKQALGVEVNSLQVLDTISFTFGDMQGVIARTEETGGQDFELFVQAEGLPALWSHLLTIGKEAGLQPVGREALETARIEGGLPRLGPDLNEKIVPPEANLEGIAFSLSKGCYPGQEVVARMDTYGSVKRRMVGLVLEVEPPQLPEAGAKLFSGTREVGWVSSSTHSPRIKRPIALGFPLRDFTQPQTKLEIEIRDQRFPASVCALPFTAL
- a CDS encoding histidine kinase gives rise to the protein MSDTKTILVAVSDIFFYTKIRDAFLPQGYKLERIRTGDDWQTKALASQPMGIIVNMNDDRLNASDIVKSLRTLPQTQALPILAFANHEEVQTWKLAKDLGIQKIVSRNEFSARTLALFEEITTAATS
- a CDS encoding tetratricopeptide repeat protein — its product is MDIQDFLDQGEGHEEDKVTAWNLFQQAYELQMKGQLEEAVDLYKQSIDIFPTAEAHTFLGWAYSFMGQLQEAIEECQVAIRQDPEFGNPYNDIGAYLIELNQLDEAIPWLEKAMKAKRYENPSFPHMNLGRVYERQGEWDQAVDSYKKSLALNPEYKTAKQALMRILTLMN
- a CDS encoding sulfide-dependent adenosine diphosphate thiazole synthase, which encodes MNPINIAPLRERDITRHIAREYYKEFDSLIESDIIIVGGGPSGLLCARDLAATGFRTLLIEQSLALGGGFWSGGFLMNKATICEPADRILEELGIPFKPIKDCPGMTMVDPPHVTSRLISAAYEAGVKIMNLTKVVDLILRQDQRIEGVVVNNSTVEMAGHGTIHVDPIALESQIVVDATGHDAVVVNLLHQRNLYQKVPGNGAMWVARSEVLVVENTREIYPNCFVAGLAVAAVDGSPRMGPAFGSMLLSGRRAAELVQSKLKGE
- the thiC gene encoding phosphomethylpyrimidine synthase ThiC — its product is MTPPQATTTSPPTPALRVVSEEPRIPLSSLSIQPFPGSQKIYRTGSRPDVRVPMREIHQTPSHSPQDHTEVQNPSVIVYDTSGPYTDPALHIDVRKGLHPLRKDWIAERQDVEPLKEVSSQYGRTRANDPALQAIRFHLQRPPLRAKSGRNVTQLHYARKGIVTPEMEFIAIRENQAREEHQSAQQGTGQTFGVTQHPGQNWGASTPSYITPEFVRDEIARGRAIIPANINHPEIEPMIIGRNFLVKINANIGNSAVSSSIEEEVEKLIWSIRWGGDTVMDLSTGKNIHETREWIIRNSPVPIGTVPIYQALEKVGGKPEELTWEIFRDTLVEQAEQGVDYFTIHAGVRLAYVPLTASRMTGIVSRGGSIHAKWCLAHHQENFAYTHFEEICEIMKSYDVSFSLGDGLRPGSLADANDAAQFAELETLGELTHIAWKHDVQVMIEGPGHVPMQLIKENMDKQLSVCDEAPFYTLGPLTTDIAPGYDHITSAIGAAMIGWYGCAMLCYVTPKEHLGLPDKEDVKAGVMAYKIAAHAADLAKGHPGAQHRDNALSQARFEFRWQDQFNLSLDPETAKDFHDATLPAQGAKLAHFCSMCGPHFCSMKITQDVREYAAEKQLADEAALKQGMQEKSEEFRKTGGDLYL
- a CDS encoding glycosyltransferase family 4 protein, whose translation is MDLSNKFPYQANKHALKNEGSNLVPYFNETSSEADGDGKVNKKIKDDTPVRVLHLIDRITGYGTTRLLWDIVRLTPPDKVKHLVISFSPDKGKWITADLLREKGAYGQVPKRRILKLLDRWSLTWFLGRYISTIWHVCKALIWFRPDIINVHTTYALTIGVPLKVLLRRPVVHLVPSLFSQMVDEGKPWVPRLYARFHGLFDCFFTAASRCQDELHAVGIPNSKIVPLRGILDLEEINKIRHKREQFHKTIRENYHLPSDAFIALSVGRLDSSKGHIYALEALSSLVQQFPKLYWLLVGDGKQRAELENRAKDLGTYTHMHLVGYQDDLLPYYAAATMFLRTMIFEETNLSTYKAMAMGLPIIGFDTGCETELLKTVGHGILVPNKSVAGLSAAVAQILTLPDHGRELGGRGIEFCQANLDIRLGIEDITAVYKKLRDGG